GGGCAAGCAGGCTCCACGTGGTGGCCGGGGCCGCAGACCAGGACGCGGAGGGCGAAGCCTACCGTGGTGCACGAGCAGGCCGGCCGGCCCGGGCTTCGCGGGACCCAGACCGTCCGCGGGCCGGGGGCGCGGGCGGTGCGAGGGGCGCGGAGGCGCGGAACTCGCGCAGCACGGGAAAACGCGGCGCCATGTCTGTACCCGCAGCGAGGGCCGCCGAGGGGGAGAGCCGTACGACACTTGGCGTCCCTGGCTCTGATTGGTCAGAAAGCTCCGTCGCTTCTGATTGGCCGGGCCCAGTACCATCCCAGGGTGCTCTGCGGTTCCCTTTCCTTTCCGCGTCCGTGAACCGGCGGAGGAGGTGAGTATACCGGAGCGCGGCGCCATCGCTACTATCCGACACCATCCGGCCCCATCTACCGTCCCCGGGGTCCGCCCGCCGCCGTCGGCGTCGGGCCGTGGCCCGGGCTCTGTGCGCGCGCCGGCGGGCCCCCGCGCCCAGGTCCTAATTCGCTCCGCGTCCTCCCTGTTCCCCAGGCCAGTCGGCCTCAGCCATGGCGCCCAGCCGGAATGGCATGATCCTGAAGCCCCACTTCCACAAGGACTGGCAGCGGCGCGTGGCCACGTGGTTCAACCAGCCGGCGCGCAAGATCCGCAGGTGAGCCGCCCCGGGGCGAGCGCGCCCCTTTCTCTCCCCGCGCGCGGAGGGCGGCCGGGACTCGCGCGCCCGGCCCGCTGCGGGAGGGGCGGCCGGTGACCGCCACTCGGCTTCTGTCTGCGCAGACGCAAGGCCCGGCAGGCCAAGGCGCGCCGCATCGCCCCGCGCCCCGCGTCCGGCCCGCTCCGGCCGGTGGTGAGATGCCCCACGGTCAGGTACCACACCAAGGTGCGCGCCGGCAGGGGCTTCAGCCTGGAGGAGCTGAGGGTGAGTGTCGCCAGCCCGCGTCCTGAGTCCCATGGGTTGTCCCTCGTGGCCCACAGCCAAGTGATGACATTCTCCGGAATCGCTGCACCGCTGTGATGAAAGTGTGCTTGAACCCTTTTCCATCTGACGGCTGGGCTTTCCCGGCAGGGGGTGGGGACCGGGGAGCCCTCGGGGCTTTATCTGTGTCTGTCTCGGGGCAGGTGGCCGGCATCCACAAAAAAGTGGCCCGGACCATTGGGATCTCGGTGGACCCGAGGCGGCGGAACAAGTGCACGGAGTCCCTGCAGGCCAACGTGCAGCGGCTCAAGGAGTACCGCTCCAAGCTCATCCTCTTCCCCAGGAAGCCCTCTGCCCCCAAGAAGGGAGACAGCTCTGTGAGTACCTGGGTTCCTCTGTGCCCAGCCGAGTGAGGGCGTGGGGGTCTCACTGTGGGTTTAGCTGGGCTGAGAAGAACACGTATTTGTCTGTAGCTTTTTATCCCCCAAAACTGGGTCCTTATGCAGGGT
This genomic window from Mesoplodon densirostris isolate mMesDen1 chromosome 19, mMesDen1 primary haplotype, whole genome shotgun sequence contains:
- the RPL13 gene encoding large ribosomal subunit protein eL13, giving the protein MAPSRNGMILKPHFHKDWQRRVATWFNQPARKIRRRKARQAKARRIAPRPASGPLRPVVRCPTVRYHTKVRAGRGFSLEELRVAGIHKKVARTIGISVDPRRRNKCTESLQANVQRLKEYRSKLILFPRKPSAPKKGDSSAEELKLATQLTGPVMPIRNVYKKEKARVITEEEKNFKAFASLRMARANARLFGIRAKRAKEAAEQDVEKKK